TTTtgttttgctaaaaaaaaacatctgctgtGCAATGCTCTGGTGTTTGGTGGACTATCATCAATCACTTCTATTCATCCTTAGTGTTCCTGTGTTACTCAGGTCTTATGCTCTGCACCTGTCCATATTCCCCTACAGCATTCTTTGACTACAAGGAAGATGCAGGCAGGTTCCCCAACCCCCCATCCTATAATGTGGCCACCACACTCCCCTCCTACGACGAGGCAGAGAGGACCAAAGCAGAGACAGGCGTCCCTCTGGTCCCCGGCAGGGTTGTGGTATGTCCGTCTACCGTTCACAGCGTTATAGAAAGAAATATGAGTACTTCTGAATGTCAGAGACGACGTTCTTGGGGAACCTTGGCATTGGAAGAAGGAGACTGATGTTGCCACTTAACCTAAACATACATTTCCTTTCTTTCAGGAGGATGACTTTGTGGCCAGGGACGACTTTGATGATGCTGACCAGCTGCGGATAGGGAATGATGGCATCTTCATGCTCACTTTCTTTAGTAAGGTTTCCCTTGGTGCTTTCTGTGTAGTGTTTGTTATCGGGCATCCTGAATCTCAATTTGTATCTGAAGGATTCATGGGTTTGCTAATCAAGGTGACTATATGTCAGTGAATTTGTCTGACCAGTTCCTGGGCAGAATCTGTTGTTTTCACCTGGTAGTTAATGGTACAGCTAAAAGGACGGCCTAATAAACAGAGGTGGCCTAGGCTTGTGGTGATATTGGGCTTACTAAAAGATACTATCCTTCAGTAAATCTCTCGCAATATATCGAGTTCTTTACCCCGTGAACAACTTCTGCACAGTGATTGATTGGAGTATTATTTCTGGATTGTTGGTTCAGTGATTAATGCATTGATTAAAGCCTTGGTTGTCTTTTACAGTGGCATTCCTGTTCAACTGGATTGgtttcttcctgtctttctgcctgacCACCTCTGCAGCTGGTCGATATGGGGCCATCTCAGGGTTCGGCCTGTCCCTCATCAAATGGGTTCTCATAGTCAGGGTAGGATCAGTGTGCTTTGGGATGTACAGGCTTTTGTCTCAGATCTCCCTGAAAACTTCAGAAATTGAGTCCTCTTATGTGTATTCTACTGTCTTTTGAACCTGGCAGTTTTCCACCTACTTCCCTGGCTACTTCGATGGGCAGTATTGGCTGTGGTGGGTGTTCCTGGCTTTTGGTAAGTGGAGCGGAAGTCTGAGCTACTACATTTGAATGAATTAATATGCGGGGAATTTTCTAAGAATCGTCCCGGAAGGTATGCTGATGCTGTGGTCTTTTCTTGTGACTCCAGGATTCATGCTCTTCGTCAGAGGGTTTGTCAACTACTCTCGAGTTCGCAAAATGGCCGACCCTACTTATGCCACTCTTCCTCGAACGAGAGTCCTCTTCATCTACTGAAGGTGAAGCCCTAATTTACACAGCATTAAATTTTTATAACAGAGCAAGGTCATTAGCATTCGTAATAATATAGATTTTCCACTGCTCACTAGTTCCATTCAAATGTCTGGTTATATGTCAACATACCATAATGAAAACAAGCCTTAATACAAGTCAACATGGTCCAAGGGACCTGCCCTGCTACTACAGAGTTTTAACTGATCAACTGTTTACTCTTACACAGCTGGTTTTGACTAAACAAATCGTCCCTGGATCTGGATAAAGAATCTTGGATGTATGAAAAGCATCATACCGGCTTAAAAGCAGCAAAACTGCAAAAAGTCTAATACCAAACTACTCCGATACCCATTACGACgtggcaagaaaaaaaaaaagatatcatCTTGATGAAGACAACTCTTGTAACATTCAGGAATTACGATACATCAGTTGTTAAACATTGTTTTGGAACACTTAATTAATTGATAATGGTAGTCATTTAACTATGTACTCATTAGTGGCGAATGTTAAGTGCTATTTACATATTCAGTATGTTATGTATGGGTAATGCCTTATGTCATTTGATAGTGTTCTAGCATGCGTCTGCTCCTAAGCAATAGGGATCAATCTTATTTAGCAAACACTTTATTCAAAACCCACaggtataatacattacaatacattgTGATGCATTATGCATTACAGCACTTGTCATAATCACCAGTAACa
The window above is part of the Esox lucius isolate fEsoLuc1 chromosome 4, fEsoLuc1.pri, whole genome shotgun sequence genome. Proteins encoded here:
- the LOC105025978 gene encoding NEDD4 family-interacting protein 1-like (The RefSeq protein has 1 substitution compared to this genomic sequence), translated to MAEQISNVRYQELVNEEEPAAAQVPQEEAAVLDAPPPYSSIAAANAAFFDYKEDAGRFPNPPSYNVATTLPSYDEAERTKAETGVPLVPGRVVEDDFVARDDFDDADQLRIGNDGIFMLTFFMAFLFNWIGFFLSFCLTTSAAGRYGAISGFGLSLIKWVLIVRFSTYFPGYFDGQYWLWWVFLAFGFMPFVRGFVNYSRVRKMADPTYATLPRTRVLFIY